A section of the Acanthochromis polyacanthus isolate Apoly-LR-REF ecotype Palm Island chromosome 1, KAUST_Apoly_ChrSc, whole genome shotgun sequence genome encodes:
- the arf6b gene encoding ADP-ribosylation factor 6b has product MGKMLSKIFGNKEMRILMLGLDAAGKTTILYKLKLGQSVTTIPTVGFNVETVTYKNVKFNVWDVGGQDKIRPLWRHYYTGTQGLIFVVDCADRDRIDEARQELHRIINDREMRDAIILIFANKQDLPDAMKPHEIQEKLGLTRIRDRNWYVQPSCATTGDGLYEGLTWLTSNYKS; this is encoded by the coding sequence ATGGGGAAAATGCTCTCAAAAATTTTTGGCAACAAGGAGATGAGAATATTGATGCTTGGACTTGATGCTGCTGGAAAGACAACAATCCTTTACAAACTGAAACTCGGACAGTCTGTGACCACAATCCCCACAGTCGGCTTCAATGTGGAAACTGTCACCTACAAAAATGTCAAGTTCAACGTGTGGGATGTTGGAGGCCAGGATAAGATTCGTCCCCTGTGGCGACACTACTACACAGGCACCCAGGGGTTAATTTTTGTGGTGGATTGCGCGGACAGGGATCGGATCGACGAGGCACGGCAGGAACTCCACCGCATCATTAATGACCGGGAGATGAGGGATGCCATCATCTTGATATTCGCCAATAAGCAAGACCTTCCGGATGCCATGAAGCCACATGAAATCCAAGAGAAGCTCGGATTGACCCGCATCAGAGATAGGAATTGGTATGTTCAGCCCTCCTGTGCGACCACAGGTGATGGACTGTATGAGGGCTTGACATGGCTAACCTCAAATTACAAATCTTAA